The nucleotide sequence CAGGAGAGATCGAATGACTGCCCTTCGGGTCGCAATCAACAGCCAAGTCATTACATTCAAAAATCAGCAATTTGACGAGTCTGGCACACATGTCTGCCCTATTCGTGGAGTACCCATTACACCGGACTCCTACCACGTTGACCATGCCCCTCCTTGTACATTCATTCAGCTTGTCCAGGAATGGCTGGACGGTGAAAACATCCAGTTGCACCAAGTCGAAATTACCGAGCCACGATCAAACCAGTGTGTCGCCGAGATGGCCAATGATGAGCAGCGATCAAGCTGGACCACCTATCATCGGCAATACGCCAAGCTTCGCCTGCTTAGCCCAGAAGCCAATACGTCATCGCCCAAAGCCTGAATTTATCGGTAATGAATGATACCTAACCCCCGTCTCTTCGTTAAAGAATCAATGTCGGAATCAGCTAAATGCTGGAGTCCTGAGTCTTCAAATGGAGAAGGGAATAATACCTCAGCACTAAAGGCGGGAGATTTTCCAAGCCAACGCCTAGCCCAAGAAACACGAACCTTGGCGACAGCAACGCAATACTTCATACAATCCACATCATCTAAATTACAATCCGCCACACTCTTCATTAGCAGAGCATGCTGAATGTGAGGGCGGTGAAAAATGGACGGACATGACTTACGAATATCTACGACTGTTGTTTCTTTTCCTTTATGGAGTCCAGGTCGACTGGAATCGCATAAAATCCCATCTGAAATAAAGAAAAGCAAATACAAGAAACTAGGTTCTCCATCGCTTCCAACATCATCTCGTTCCAGATAGGAAAAGTAATTGGTATTCTTCTTTTGGCGGAATCGGTTTAAGCCAAACCATAGAGCAATCCATATGTTATCCACCACATCCAACCAAGTCGTTTTGATGCCATAGTGTTGAATCAACGGTTCAATGGAATACTCTGGGACAGACTTAAAGCATCGATATTCCTTCAATGCCTTTTTTAGATTTCCAAATTTTGTACGCGCACGATTCGGTTGAGTTTGAGAATATTCTCTGAAATAGCTTGGCAGGCAACGCGGATAAAGAGTTTCTTGCCCTCTAAGGTATACATTCCCAACATCTCGGAATATAAACTTCGCATAACCATATAATTGAATCAACGCGTGAAGTCCTGATATCTCAAAGACAGGAACATCATTCCCGCACTCGAAAGGCCGTTTCCCGAGGTTTTCATAGTTCTCCCCGATAGGATAGAAAAACTTATCTACTGTTTTTTTCATAGCATAGAACCATATGTAAGAAAAAATAAAGCATTCGAATGATAATATGTCCACGCTTTTCAAGACTACGAGTTGTAGCGACTCCAACAACACGAACGCTACGACATCCCGAGAAGCACGAGAATAGGGATAATGTAAGGGCCTCAGCAAAAATAGAGGTGCTTACGCACATACGCCTGACTGGCAACCCAATGCCGAACCAACTCCTCCCAATGCTGCGCAAACCGCTCGGCGGGTTGTGAAAGGACCGATTCGGGCAAAGCATCGGAAAAACGTCGAATAAAGGCTTGGGTGACGGCAAGCTTTGTCTGGTAGTCCAGCGGGTCAAGGGCCTGCTGAAACACAAACTGCACCCGGTTCTCTACTCGCTGCTTAGCCATGGCGGCATACATCCGTTCAATGAGCCTGCGTCTGCCCCCTGGCATTCGCCCATCCGCAATCGCCGCTTTCAAGCCTCCCAGATCCCGGTACGCCTCCCCCACTAAGGCATAGGCATCGGTTGCGTGCGTGCGTTCG is from Ruficoccus amylovorans and encodes:
- a CDS encoding DCL family protein translates to MAKPVTMGDLHFSSGTKAKAFLRGIRDQNKVGERISPEHELHLRAMVAIHPEAEEKTGVGIDYFTVELDKKFRKTRHFMIHRIDGSTDDVSFHAAIDGANPRRDRMTALRVAINSQVITFKNQQFDESGTHVCPIRGVPITPDSYHVDHAPPCTFIQLVQEWLDGENIQLHQVEITEPRSNQCVAEMANDEQRSSWTTYHRQYAKLRLLSPEANTSSPKA
- a CDS encoding FRG domain-containing protein translates to MKKTVDKFFYPIGENYENLGKRPFECGNDVPVFEISGLHALIQLYGYAKFIFRDVGNVYLRGQETLYPRCLPSYFREYSQTQPNRARTKFGNLKKALKEYRCFKSVPEYSIEPLIQHYGIKTTWLDVVDNIWIALWFGLNRFRQKKNTNYFSYLERDDVGSDGEPSFLYLLFFISDGILCDSSRPGLHKGKETTVVDIRKSCPSIFHRPHIQHALLMKSVADCNLDDVDCMKYCVAVAKVRVSWARRWLGKSPAFSAEVLFPSPFEDSGLQHLADSDIDSLTKRRGLGIIHYR